One stretch of Zingiber officinale cultivar Zhangliang chromosome 6B, Zo_v1.1, whole genome shotgun sequence DNA includes these proteins:
- the LOC121991074 gene encoding putative disease resistance protein RGA4 codes for MKTKKYIDSLKLEWYEDTFDLSEFKKDEKQAEWLEYLEPHVNLKTLKIMNYLGVRFVGWVGASSFTKLKILSLQSCKNCNKLPPLGQLPSLEELKICRMDGVQHVGREFCSMLMASPSSSQNKIAFPSLKRLIFSNMTNWKAWDGVEIGDFPSLHYIRISVCPRLIKFPQWPFMSSVKEMELDYSGVPDVSNFHSLTNLTIAFMSQEYSKWMSRCYFPMLQHLRLSFGSAESVHLSQKVLPSLKTLGIHDSEELRVVTGLKNLTSLNSLIIEACPNLEFKGLPATLKQVKFNRCPLFEKGFKEQQHMRNVLMIEAHNSDDEEEEKEEMDGEDDDNMD; via the exons ATGAAGACAAAAAAGTATATTGATTCTTTGAAGTTAGAATGGTATGAAGATACTTTTGACCTTTCTGAATTTAAAAAAGATGAAAAGCAGGCAGAGTGGCTCGAGTACCTCGAACCGCATGTCAATCTCAAGACCCTTAAAATAATGAACTATCTGGGTGTCAGATTTGTTGGATGGGTGGGTGCTTCATCCTTCACTAAGTTGAAGATTTTGAGTCTACAAAGTTGTAAGAATTGCAATAAACTTCCACCGTTGGGTCAACTTCCTTCTCTGGAAGAGCTTAAGATATGTCGGATGGATGGCGTACAACATGTGGGACGTGAATTTTGCTCTATGCTAATGGCATCTCCATCTTCTTCCCAAAATAAAATTGCATTTCCCTCTCTAAAACGCTTGATATTTAGCAATATGACAAATTGGAAAGCGTGGGATGGAGTGGAGATTGGTGATTTCCCCAGCCTCCATTATATTAGAATTTCTGTATGTCCTAGGCTGATCAAGTTTCCCCAGTGGCCCTTTATGTCTTCCGTGAAAGAAATGGAATTGGATTATAGTGGTGTACCTGATGTTTCAAATTTCCATTCACTGACAAATTTAACAATTGCATTCATGTCTCAAGAATATAGTAAGTGGATGTCCAGGTGTTACTTTCCAATGCTCCAACACTTGAGATTATCATTTGGCTCTGCAGAATCTGTTCATCTATCACAGAAAGTACTACCTTCACTGAAGACTTTAGGGATTCATGATTCTGAAGAATTGAGGGTCGTTACAGGATTAAAGAATCTCACCTCCTTGAATTCTTTAATTATAGAAGCATGCCCTAATCTTGAGTTCAAGGGGTTACCAGCCACCCTCAAACAAGTGAAGTTCAATAGGTGTCCTTTGTTTGAGAAAGGGTTCAAAGAACAACAACATATGAGAAATGTCTTG atgataGAGGCACACAATTCCGAtgatgaagaggaagagaaagaggagatggatggagagGATGATGATAACATGGATTAG